Within the Verrucomicrobiia bacterium genome, the region TCCAGTTTGCCCAATTCGCTGGATGCAGAATCGAGCGCTGTCCGATTTCGCTTTTCTACGGCCTTCGATATTCTGTTCCATAACTCTTCTCGCTTTTTATCAACAGACTCATCGGGCGTCGAACGTACCTTGCGCATTATTCCCATGCCAACGAGACTGGAACATCGCCAATCATTGCTACAGTTGCCTTTAATTGAAGCCCGCATAATGGTGCGGGTCTCATCGGCACTGAGCCGAATGGTTGAAGTCTCGATAACTTTCTCAGTTGGTTCTTTTTTCATCTAAGCCGCCCCCTTATCCGCCTGCCGCGCCAGCATTGTCTCCAGCGCGACCATCTCGGTATTCGCCAGCTTCCGCGTGATCGTGAGCACCCGGCCCGTCTCGCGGATGCGGATGATGATGGTGCCCTCTGCGCTCACCTGCACGGTCGTGTTGCGGAGCTCGGTCATGTGCGGCCCTCGGCTCTGGCGATGGCGGCATCCCACATGTCCAGGAGCTTTCGCAATTCCTTATCTCCCGAGTAAACCGAAACGTAAGTGACGAGCTTCTGGCGACCCGCTTTGCACGCTTCCAGTAGATCTGGAGCGGCGGCGATCAGTCTGGCGTTACCCTTAGCTATTTCGTTCCCCGGCCAAAGACGAACTTCTGCGATACCACTGCGCCGAAGATCAACTGGGTCGGTCTGTATGGTTATTCCCGAGGCAAGCGGCACTGCTTTCCACGGTCCCGGCGTAAAGCTCATCGTCCACCCGCCAATCTCGCGCCGACATCGCCGAACGCGCCCGCCATGAACAGTACAGCTACCAGAGCCACCGCGTCGAACAGCAGGATCAGCCACGTCGGTACGCGCCGGGGCCGTGTGCCGCGAATCGTGGTCATCGCAATCCCCTGCGTGCTTCATCGAAGGCCACAGCGATATCAATCAACCGCTCCAGCAACGCATTCGTTCTTTCAGCCCATTCGTAAGGTCCACAACGATGCTGATCTCCGTAATTGGCTGGCATCGTTTTCATTCTTGAACCGCAGGCCTTACAAACACTCCAGGGTTGCGGAACGTCGTGTGTTGAGATGACTCCAGAACTCAAACTCATGCGGCTCGCCCTCCCTTCTTCAGCACAATCTCCACGGCCTTGCGGATGGCCTCATCGCCCCTCACCTGGAGGACCGCGCCCAAGTTGGCGAGTGCCGCCGGGTCATTGTTCTCCGCGATCATGCGGTCGATTTCGGTGAGCAGATCGGTGATGGTCATGACTGTCTTGAATTTCTCTAGCGTGAAATCCGGCAGGTAGCCGTTCTCATCGAAGAATGCGAGCAGCACCGAATAGAAGTACTCGCGGTCCATCTCCGCTCCGGGCGCTCGGGCTATCGCGGCGTCAAGGTGCGCGTTGATGGCATCCCGCAGTTCGTTTGGAACGATCACGATTTTCATGCCACCTTCCGGCAGACCGACCACGTAGCGGGCCTCGTTCATCGCGGCGCCTCAATAACCGGGGTGTGTCCGCAGTAGATCAGGATCTTATTGACTACTGCCGGGGGCATTCCCTTAAGCCGCTTTATGACTTCCCAACAGGTGTTGCAAAGCTTGTCGGAATTGTTGGTTTCTAGCCCACAGAAACCGCACTTGATAGGTCTCCAGTTCATCGCGGCACCTCGCGCCACTCAGTTGACATGGCGGCTGCTTCGTCCCACGCGGACCAAGCAGACAAGCGACTTACGTGGTATGGTCCGGAATCCGACATCGCCTCCCCCGCCCGCAGCAGCGCGATCGCCTTCGCCATCTGTAGCTGTCCGACGCAAACGGCCTGCGCACCCGGCGTCTCCTTCAGCGCGGCTTCGAGTTCGGCGATGAACGCGGCGGCGGTCATACGGTTGCCTCTGCCGCCAATAGCGGCATCTTCTCGTAGGCGCGTTGATTGGCGATGTCGATGTACTTCGGGTTCAGTTCGATCCCCACGAAGGTGCGCCCGTGCTTAAGTGCCGCCAGTCCCGTTGTCCCGGCACCCGCGAATGGGTCTAGCACGCTACCGCTTTCCGGCGATCCTGCCAGGATGCACGGTTCAATCAGCGCAATCGGATAGGTGGCAAAGTGCGCTTCTGGCGTCGGCTGCGTGGCGACGGTCCAGACGGAGCGCTTGTTGCGCCCGGATCCATTCTTTTCTGGAGTACCCCATAACCCACCGTGGGCATTACGAAGTCCGCCCGATGGTTCTAAACTCGGTGCTCCGTTGAGCACATTCCGATGGTGTTGCTGACATGAGTCGGCCTCCCGAATCGCATCGGCGTTGTAAAAATACCGCTCGCTCTTGGCCAGCAGGAATATCTGCTCATGCGCCTTGGTCGGGCGATCCGTAACGCTCTCCGGCATCGGGTTCGGCTTCGCCCAGATGATCTCGGAGCGCAGGTACCAGCCATCGGAGCGGAGCGCGAAGGCCAGCATCCATGGCACGCCTACGAGGTCTTTGGGCTTGGCATTTACTTCCTGCTTTGGTTTCTTAAACATCCGATCTAAGTGCTGATTGGTTTCGAGGCTTTTACCTCCGCCCGTCATGCTCGATCCCGCATACGAATCCCCGATGTTGAGCCACAGCGTTCCACGAATCACCCGCCGCACTTCGCGGAACACTTCCACCATGCGGGCGACGTACTCCTCAGGCGTGCGCTCGAGGCCGAGCTGTCCAGGCACCCCGTAATCGCGCAAGCCCCAGTACGGCGGCGATGTCACACAGCAGTCGATGCTGTCGCTCTCCAGCGTTCGTAAAACCGTGAGTGCATCGCCGTCCATCAACGCCCAATTCATGCAGCCTTTCGCCTTTCCAGCGCCCAAAAAGCGCCCAAACGGTTCTTCACAAACTCAACAACTTAACTACCCCGGCCCTGTGTAATCTAGGCCCCCGCTTACTTCTGCCAATTATGCGCGTGGTAGCAAACTAAACCACTTAACACTGGCCAGTTCTCACTTACCGGACAATCCATGCGCGAATCTCATGCCGGTCCGACTTTGGCGGAGGCATTTTGCTGCACCGAAATAGTGTCTTCGCCCAAGACCCATCTAAGAGCGCACAGCATCGAGGAGTTTGAATTGAACACGACAGCCACTTCCCCGCAGTCTTCTTCTGTTACTCCAGAACAAATCCGTTGCAGATGTTTATCGTTGAATCGTTCAAACCTACCAACCATTGCCCGGACTTCTGCTTCGGTTCTCACCGCGCCCCTCCCTCGGTTAGCGCCCCTTCCGGCGCGGCCTGCTCGGTCGCGGCGAGTGGTACGCAATCCATCTCTCGCAATAGTGCCGTGGCATCGTCCATGCGAGCGGTCCATATCTCCGGCTTGTAAAGAGCGCAATCCGCGAGCACGTTACGGAGACTATCCACCATCCGCTCTATCAGCGCATCGCGCTCGGCCAGCTTCTGCTCCAGCGCTTCAACCTGGTCGGCATATTCATTCAACGCCCCGACGATTTCGCCTAGAGCCTCTACGCTACGATCGCTCAACTTCTCGCTCACCGCGCCCCTCCCTCTGGCTTGCCCGCGATGGGCACACCCTGGTTCCAAACTTCAAAAGCCCAATCGGCTGCGATCTCAAGCGTGCGAACGTTAAATTCCTTAACTTCAAGATCAAGCCATTTAGGATATTCGGCAGCGAACATACCGGGAAGCAAACGGCGCATTTCTTTCCAGAACGAGCGCCTGGCCTTCTCAACGTAGACCTCCATCTTGTCGTTGAATGCCTCCTGCACCGCCACGCACTCTCCGCACATCGGATCGCAGCCCAAATGCAAGCGCTTTGGAAGGATAGCCACGCTGCTCGGAATCCCAGGAACGTGACGCCAGTACTTTCCGCTGATGATCTCGCGGCAATACTGAAGTTTGAGATTATACTTCGCGGCAATGACTTTGACATCATGACCAGCGGCGAAGGATGCGCGAATCTCAGCAACATCGACGGCACTTAGGCGAGACATCGGATTAGCCTCGCCAAGACTAGCCTTTCTGTGGAATCCGCCGCCGTCTCTAGTTCGAGCGGTGCGCTCATGCGTTAAAACGATGGCTTTGCGAATATGCCCCTTCACTGGACACCGCCCGCTGCCTTGCCCGCGATTCCGTCAAGCGCCACTCCCTCCGGTAACTGGAAACGCTTGCGGAGTCTCCTAAGACGCTCCCTGGCTTTGTCCAATTCCACTTCCTT harbors:
- a CDS encoding site-specific DNA-methyltransferase gives rise to the protein MNWALMDGDALTVLRTLESDSIDCCVTSPPYWGLRDYGVPGQLGLERTPEEYVARMVEVFREVRRVIRGTLWLNIGDSYAGSSMTGGGKSLETNQHLDRMFKKPKQEVNAKPKDLVGVPWMLAFALRSDGWYLRSEIIWAKPNPMPESVTDRPTKAHEQIFLLAKSERYFYNADAIREADSCQQHHRNVLNGAPSLEPSGGLRNAHGGLWGTPEKNGSGRNKRSVWTVATQPTPEAHFATYPIALIEPCILAGSPESGSVLDPFAGAGTTGLAALKHGRTFVGIELNPKYIDIANQRAYEKMPLLAAEATV